In Thermospira aquatica, the following proteins share a genomic window:
- a CDS encoding IS1595 family transposase encodes MEKDFFTLSEKESYQILEKALWPEGPICPRCKEKAHLLSCRLVYQCPKCGRQFSLKSQSIMRKSHLSPKIWLSAMFLVCQDGGINAVKLSQLLHISYKASWLLLQKLRSLMRLTTRHHTKSLRKLVKTFFFLSGIKRRQRKNFSPMQVLEIDADDNPSKLHIHLVDDVNSDWLSDFFGKLFRHTPVEKRTPWLSHINDGLKNLLEDVYHYGCRKHMQRYLDEFCFRFNIEGVSSRLEELLIRLGKRRQLLPWKKLVAEGLILPIWA; translated from the coding sequence ATGGAAAAGGATTTTTTCACACTCTCAGAAAAAGAATCTTACCAGATTCTCGAAAAAGCCCTCTGGCCAGAGGGACCTATTTGCCCACGGTGTAAAGAGAAAGCGCATCTTCTCTCGTGCCGGCTCGTGTATCAGTGCCCCAAGTGTGGCAGACAATTTTCCTTAAAAAGCCAGTCCATCATGCGAAAAAGTCACCTTTCGCCAAAAATCTGGCTTTCTGCCATGTTTCTTGTCTGCCAGGATGGGGGGATAAATGCGGTGAAGCTTTCACAACTTCTTCACATTAGCTACAAGGCAAGCTGGCTTCTTCTTCAGAAGCTACGAAGCCTTATGCGGCTTACCACTCGCCATCACACGAAATCCCTCCGAAAGCTTGTCAAAACCTTTTTCTTTCTTTCTGGCATCAAACGCCGCCAAAGAAAAAACTTTTCCCCCATGCAGGTTTTAGAAATTGATGCAGATGATAATCCTTCTAAACTTCATATTCACCTTGTGGATGATGTGAATAGTGATTGGCTTTCAGACTTTTTTGGCAAGCTTTTCCGCCACACGCCCGTAGAAAAGAGAACGCCTTGGCTTTCCCACATTAACGATGGGTTGAAAAACCTTCTTGAAGACGTCTATCACTATGGTTGTCGAAAGCACATGCAGCGCTATCTTGATGAGTTTTGTTTTCGGTTTAATATCGAGGGGGTTTCTTCCAGGCTTGAAGAGCTTTTAATAAGGCTTGGCAAACGTCGCCAGCTTCTCCCGTGGAAAAAGCTTGTTGCTGAAGGGCTTATTCTTCCCATCTGGGCGTAG